The stretch of DNA TGTGGCATCAAATCTTTGGGGGAAAACcttctttgaaaaatgtattcTGTCCATCTTACtatgctttttttctgtttttcgtCTCTGTCAACAATGTAAGACaagattttaaaactcaaattaaTGGAGCTTTATTCCTTTCTCATTCAGGTGACATTTCTGGGCTTTAATGAAGAGACAGATGCTGCTCACTTGCAGGTATGGTCAATTTATTGAACTGGAAAGAACTGAAAGAGGTTATTTGGAGCAAGTTTGTAGAACATGAAAAATAATACCTAAAATGTACACTAAATTATTTcagtgtctttctttttaaagttaaaaggTGACAGTTTGAGATCAACGTTTGAATATGCTTTGGACATTTTCACTTTTAGCACTTTTCCTGAGAATTCTTGTTATGGAAAGCAGCTTTAGGTTTGACTAccaaagtcatttatttgagaaggCTACAAACCACAGATGGGCCTTTTCTCCATTCCGCGCATTATATAGTATgtgacatttgtttctttattttgccGGTTCATTATTTGACTCCAACAGAATAAGTTCTTACATTTTTAGCTGagataaagttaaatataaaaggTAAGATTTGTAAAAAGTCACAACTAGTCAGTGTAAAACTTTTAACCTGTTTCATTTAGGTACTTATAGAAGAACTGCTATTTGTGATTAGGAGCAACAAAGGAAAGGTCGATGGCTGCTTAAagtgtggttgaaactcctgtaGATATAGTTCCTTTTCCCTCATACTGCTGGATGAAAATTTGTGATTGCCACATGTTTCCTTTTGTGATGGTGAAGCATCTCCTAGTAGGAACATTATATAGAGGAACTGTAATCCAGATCTTTCTAATGCTGCATGTTAGGTGATTATGAAGGAAGCTATTGTAGATCTTGGTTGCCTTGCTAGAGGGAAATGGCATGACCAGAAGGGACAGAGGACATATTCCTGGAAACATACAGCTGGAAAgtgtttttctcatattcttcttTTAAGAGTTACTGGTAAAACCGGGTTTATGAAGCAAAGTACTTTGTAAGGGTCAAAGACTTCAATAATTCTTTAGCtagataaaatatttacataaatgggcaacaagagggaaaaaaagctgCTTTCTTTAATCTTTGTAAAATTTTTAGTTAAAGACCAATACAGTACTTTCAAGAGGAAAGGCAGAAAAATGGACTTGCAGTTTTCAAAGCTAAAACTTAAGCTTTGAGGAAGCATGTTCAATAGCCAAGAATCCCCTATGAAAAATTTCAGAGTTAGAGCTAAGGATTATAGGTTGGCACTCACTTAAAACTACCAAATGCCTAGTTGTCCTGGATGTGTGAGTTGCcatgttaaaatttaatatatagcTGGATAGCAATCAGTATTAAATGattttagtatatatatatatatatatatatatatatatttgaggcTTAGGAAACTGACTATGGATAATAGAGTATGTGAACTATTATGAAACAAGAAATTTATTTACCAGTAGACCTTATTTATGATTTTGATATGTACCATACTATAGGAACTTTAACAAAAGTGTTATGCTGTAGTGttacttattgttattattttaaattaggaTTTAGCTGCAGTTTCTTTGGAACTTCCAGATCTTCTGAATTCACTCCACTTCTGCAgtctaaatgaaaatgaaattatttgtatGAAGGATATAAATAAGCCATCAGATATAAGCAGTGGTTCCCTAAACCAGGTAACTTTTATACAGCATTTCTAATGAGTTTTTCAGGGAAAATTATACTGCATTTGATCAAGAGTATTATACTTTGAAATGTTTGGatgaagttttttgttgttgcaatgCTATCTCAAGGAAATAGTATTCATAAGAAATCTAACCCATGCAACATTGACATTCCTGCAGCAGAGTAATTTTGGCCGTAGctataaattaatttttccaatggtatgtaagtatatatgaatttttaaatgaaaattcattatttctggatttcttttaatttctaccTTTGTACAAACCATAAggacttttctcctttttgtccaTATTGTGCTGTATGTTTAGAGAAtgtatttcacactcattttcTAGTTAAAAGTTTTTCATGTAAAATAATCACTTGATGATGTgttatttataaacaaaaatgttaccATTTCAGACAGATAATTTTATAATACTCAGCCTTTATTTCATTAGTAAGTATGATTTTGTTGAtaatgttttgaagaaaaatgcCTTGCATTTTAGGAGGCAAAACATTTACCACTGAATCAGTAGGTTTAAAATTTGGATTACTTACTCCATATATAAAATACTGCCTTGTTCTTTATGAGATCTACTGTTAAAAGTAGAACTGCTTGCCTCATTTCCTTAATTATGTTCTTCACTCATATTTACTTTGTTTATTTGCTAGGATATAAATGATGATTAGTTACCATATTtggtttctgctttttaaaataagtcacttgtcaatatttgcatttttaaagacaGTATACAGGAGAAAATCTGGTGacttgtatttttaattaaaactgtaagcattattttaagttttaatacCAGAGAAATTTAAgtaaaacaaggagaaaattaCCCCATCTGATAGGAGGGAAAGTGATATCATGCTGGAAGCTATAGGAAAATAGGACAAGTAAAATAGAACTTGGTTCTTGTCCTCAGCAGTTTACAGTATAGTTGATAAGATAGGTGAATGATCAATATTACAATGATACAGGAAAGCATAATTACCCAAGAAAATGAATCGTGGGTTCTATAACATTTGAGGAGATAGACTAGGTAGAATTTGAGTATATGGGTaagaggaaaaaatggaagaaaagagacTAGGAGGTGAGAAATTgaagaatgcaaaaataaaacattgcaaAACAAAATCTTTCAGATGCATACattccttgctttttgttttttctctgagATTATTTTTTCTAGGCTTCACTTCTagataatatattttctatttaaaattaaaattgtttttattgtctttcatCTTTCCCAAGAGTCATCATTCTGGAATGCTTTGTGTCATGAGAGTGTCACCTACATTACCAAAACTCAGACTTGATTTTATCTTTAGTCTTCTAAGTAAATATGCTACTGGTATAAGGTATACCCTGGACACATACTTGCATCAGAAGCACCAACTTGAGACCACTGACGATGATGACGACGACACTAACCAGTCCGTGTCTTCCATAGAGGATGACTTTGTCACTGCTTTTGAGCAGTTAGAGGAAGAAGAGACTTCAAAGCCATATAATGatggtttgtgttttttgtttttttttttagactagagttttttttttttttctagaaataggAGATTAAAGTTGAAGATTTAGTTTTGAAGGTTTAGAAGAAGAATTACTCAGTTGAAATTTGATTTAGGCAACACTTTCGCCTAGTGTCCAGAACATTCCTAGGTTCAAGTATCAGAATAGTCAGTTGGCAGTCAACATAGTAGTTTCTAACTTGAATGACAGCATGCTAAGCAATCCATAGTCTAGGTGTCCCTGGACATAGGGTGAATTGAAATTTTATCAAAAGGTATATTTGTTTCTAAGTGTTACTTGGGCAGGATCTTTCTGTTAAACAATGTAGTATAGAAAACATGttataaataaacatttcatGTTTAACGtcaatttatttcattgatttaaattaaaaaaaattattttctggaaTAATTTAATTGTACCTTATTCTTTCCCTATAGGAATAAATATTACTACACTAAGGAGCCAGTGTGATGCTGCTTCTCAGACTTCTGGTCATCATTTAGAAACCCATGATTTAAAGATTCTGGTTAGCACTGGACAACAGAAGGCACTGGCTAAACCCTCATCTTCCTTAGTAAATGTTATAGGACGCAAACAACCTTCCATGAAAACTTCAGTCACAATGTCAGTTTCAGAGCCTTGGATCCAAAGGAGTTTCTATAGGCCATCTAATGGTTCAGATAAAGGTGGTGatacacagaaaacatttttttcttcttctcctgccTACTCATCTGAATCAGAATGCTCAAGTCCAAGTCCTGTTATTTTCTTGGATGAAGAGGGAtatcaaaaaagtttaaaagccaAACTTGAGCTGCCTAAAATTCCTGTGATGAAAGATGATGTAGAGGATTCAGACTCAGAAGTAAGTGAATTTTTTGATAGTTTTGATCAGTTTGATGAACTAGAACAAGCTTTAGagacttcttgtctgtttataAAAGATCCTGCTGTCGGAAAGTCATCACAGAAGAAAGGGCACAAACATGAAAAATCTTGTATGAATCCTCAAAAATTCAAATCTGATCAGCCAGCTCTTCCAGCTAATGTAAGAAAGCCAACTCCTCGTAAACCAGAATCTCCATACAGTAACCTGGGTGATGCTCCAGATTCTCCTCGTCCAGTGAAGGCATCAGGGGAAGACAGCGGTTTGTTTAGCCCTATTCGATCCTCTGCTTTTAGTCCTCTTGGAAGCTGTACTCCTGCTGAATGTTTTTGCCAAGTGGCTATTTGTGGAGATGGAATTCATGAAAATCATGATTCTGCTTATCACACTTATGAAGATTATGCAAATAGCATTTCATGTGAAGTACTAGACTCAGTTCTTCATACTCAGCATGGTAATGCAATGTCAAACATTAATAGTATTAAAAGGGGAGAAAATAAAACTGTAGCTTTTAAGCATGGAAACCTTGATCAAAAAggtaaatataaaactaaatctTTAATGATTAAAGATAGTATTCAGAAATTTGCAACAGATCTTGTGGAAAAAAGTTTTGGTAGTGCGTTTAAGGATTTACAGAAAGGCGTCTCTTCATGTACCAATGCATTGTGCCACTTAGCAATCAAATTGACATCATCTATTTTTCAGATGGCATTTAATGAACTGAGAAGGCAACATGCATTTTCACTGAAAGAACGTGCCATTGGTAGCCTGGCTAATTTTTTGGTGAGTGAAGCCTTATCAAATGCCTTCAAAGACTTACAATATGTGAAGAAGCAGATATTTACAAACACAGTTGCGAGATTTGCTGCAGATCTTGCAGAAGAGCTTGTTTTTGAAGGTATTATGGAAGTCTGTCAGTTTTCATATCCGTCAACACCCGCATCTCCCCAGGGTCAGTCCTTTAACTTTGAAGACAAAGTAGTGAAATTGTATGCAAAAGATTTGTCTGAATCTGTAATACAGGAAGCATTCATTGAGCTATCACAAGTTGATGTGATCTTCACAACAAAGGCAGCAGTTAGTGTTTCTACAGGTAAcaacaaatacatgaatacaGAAAGGATCACACCATCTACACAGACCTTGGCGGTTTCCCCATGTTTCAGCAATCAAGAAGTTATGGTGACAAAACCAATGCAGGACTATAAAAAGGAATACACAGTGCAGCAAGCCTTGTTTTGTACTTCAGGAGTTGTCACTTCCATACCAGTGCCCTTGGCAGGAAGTGCCCTTCTCCCACATCATATCTCCTCTACTATTTATCATGCAAAGTCTCATCTGTCATCTAATCATAGCAATGCAGATAGCAAAGCAGATGTttccacaaaaaacaaagaggaagtAGCTTGTATCAGAAATATATGTTTACCTTCAGAACCCAGTCCAGGTAACCAGAATGACTTTAAACCAACTAATGATGATATTGAAATGCAGAATTCTTCAACATTAGCAGGTGATCCTGTGAGTATTAGCAACTTTTCTGCAGCACTGACACATACAGTAGTAAATGAAACCTTAGAGTCAATGATATCATTCAAAGATACAAAAACAGTTGATGAACACACAGATTACTTAACTAAAACAAGAAAGGGAAAAACCTCTCCTTTTTCCCATTGTGATCAAGCAACACAACAGATTGAAACTAGCAATAGTGACATGTTTGCTGAACAGTTATCTAAATCTATTATTAAGCATTCCATagataaaagcaaaacaatggTCCCAAATATAGATAAAAATGCAGTGTATGAGGAAGGCTTGCCTGTTCCTGGAGAAGAATCACAGTTGACATTGGAAAAGTTTCCAAAATTTTCTGATGCTCAAGATCACTTATATCACTGTTCACTTTCAGTTGAAAAGGATTGTGTCCCAGAAAGTAAAGATTCTGTGGCTCTTGGATTTTCTTTAGAGATGATACCACCTTGTCTGACAATGACAAGTCAGAAACCTGATTTGAAAGAATTTGCTAAGGATAAACCAGTGAAAAAACATACTTCAAATAATACAGCACTTGAGCCCTTATCTTTTGGACAGGAAAGCTCTTTTCGTCATTCACAGACTTTGTCATCTACAGTGCTTACTTGTACAGATGGTTTTCATGTGGAAGATAAACAGAAAATCAGAGACAGAAATGTAATACCTGGTACTCCTCCATCAACTCCTCTAGTACCATCTCAGGCTAGTTCAGAATGGGACATCAAGAAATTAACCAAAAAGCTTAAGGGAGAATTAGCCAAAGAATTTGCACCTGCTACACCACCTTCTACACCTCACAACTCATCAGTTGGTAGTTTGTCTGAAAATGAGCAAAATACTATAGAAAAAGAAGAGTTCATGTTGAAACTTATGCGCTCTCTTTCAGAAGAAGTTGAAAGTAGTGAAGGTGAAGAGCATCCAGAAGTAGATGTGAAGTCAGAGAACTCAGGGAAGAAAGTTCAGTTTGCAGAAGCACTAGCTACACACATCATTTCTCTTGCAACTGAGATGGCAGCCTCCCATTTAGATCATGAAATAACTCAAGAAGCTGAGGTTCAAAGGCCTTCCTTAAATGTGCAGAGTCAAAGCAGTTTATTGCCTACTTTTTTAAGCCATTCAGATGAAAATTTACAAACTTGGAATTTTGCAGGTGATTTGGCAGCAGAAGTCATTACAGAAGCTGAGAAAATAGCAGAAGTTAGGAGCTGTGCACTTTTTAGGCAAAAGAAGAGCAGTTGTCATGTTGTTGGTGATGGAGATAGATCAGAAGAGAAGTTGAATATGGAGGGTGAAGCACATCCCAGAGAAGTGGATCCATTTGTTCTTTCATTACCACCAAGCTTTTGTATGTCAGGTTTAACATATAAGTATCCCAGCTGTGAAAGTGTGACAGATGAATATGCAGGTCATGTTCTCCAAATACTAAAACAGGAAGGTGGTAATGATGAGTTAATAATGGATCAATATGCCAATAGACTTGCTTATCGCTCTGTTAAGTCAGGATTGCAAGAAGCAGCTAAGACAGCCAAAATGAAGTGCAACTCAAAAATGGTCCCTGTGCAGAgctcac from Castor canadensis chromosome 10, mCasCan1.hap1v2, whole genome shotgun sequence encodes:
- the Akap11 gene encoding A-kinase anchor protein 11 isoform X4; this translates as MATFQPFRNSHVKTRASVRKSFSEDVFQSVKSLLQSEKELCSVSGEDCLKQDEQANLTEVTFLGFNEETDAAHLQDLAAVSLELPDLLNSLHFCSLNENEIICMKDINKPSDISSGSLNQSHHSGMLCVMRVSPTLPKLRLDFIFSLLSKYATGIRYTLDTYLHQKHQLETTDDDDDDTNQSVSSIEDDFVTAFEQLEEEETSKPYNDGINITTLRSQCDAASQTSGHHLETHDLKILVSTGQQKALAKPSSSLVNVIGRKQPSMKTSVTMSVSEPWIQRSFYRPSNGSDKGGDTQKTFFSSSPAYSSESECSSPSPVIFLDEEGYQKSLKAKLELPKIPVMKDDVEDSDSEVSEFFDSFDQFDELEQALETSCLFIKDPAVGKSSQKKGHKHEKSCMNPQKFKSDQPALPANVRKPTPRKPESPYSNLGDAPDSPRPVKASGEDSGLFSPIRSSAFSPLGSCTPAECFCQVAICGDGIHENHDSAYHTYEDYANSISCEVLDSVLHTQHGNAMSNINSIKRGENKTVAFKHGNLDQKGKYKTKSLMIKDSIQKFATDLVEKSFGSAFKDLQKGVSSCTNALCHLAIKLTSSIFQMAFNELRRQHAFSLKERAIGSLANFLVSEALSNAFKDLQYVKKQIFTNTVARFAADLAEELVFEGIMEVCQFSYPSTPASPQGQSFNFEDKVVKLYAKDLSESVIQEAFIELSQVDVIFTTKAAVSVSTGNNKYMNTERITPSTQTLAVSPCFSNQEVMVTKPMQDYKKEYTVQQALFCTSGVVTSIPVPLAGSALLPHHISSTIYHAKSHLSSNHSNADSKADVSTKNKEEVACIRNICLPSEPSPGNQNDFKPTNDDIEMQNSSTLAGDPVSISNFSAALTHTVVNETLESMISFKDTKTVDEHTDYLTKTRKGKTSPFSHCDQATQQIETSNSDMFAEQLSKSIIKHSIDKSKTMVPNIDKNAVYEEGLPVPGEESQLTLEKFPKFSDAQDHLYHCSLSVEKDCVPESKDSVALGFSLEMIPPCLTMTSQKPDLKEFAKDKPVKKHTSNNTALEPLSFGQESSFRHSQTLSSTVLTCTDGFHVEDKQKIRDRNVIPGTPPSTPLVPSQASSEWDIKKLTKKLKGELAKEFAPATPPSTPHNSSVGSLSENEQNTIEKEEFMLKLMRSLSEEVESSEGEEHPEVDVKSENSGKKVQFAEALATHIISLATEMAASHLDHEITQEAEVQRPSLNVQSQSSLLPTFLSHSDENLQTWNFAGDLAAEVITEAEKIAEVRSCALFRQKKSSCHVVGDGDRSEEKLNMEGEAHPREVDPFVLSLPPSFCMSGLTYKYPSCESVTDEYAGHVLQILKQEGGNDELIMDQYANRLAYRSVKSGLQEAAKTAKMKCNSKMVPVQSSQGKTNSELLMFSNKEHHQEVDKKKQRKRNAGYLCKDHTYEKTQDPCRNELSELYSFSASLAHSITRDVKKELTTPAVDLTKSLTDSCIFEKSVCVEDTECLLKSEFPKSFQPSSQNHDFYHSTGSLNGYSCGENVVQTIEQYAKKVVDDTLGLSLGSTVFQVSETTKSADRITYAEKLSPLINQACRYCDLKELHDCTGNSSEHFFRLGSCVSSKPASNPKLTNIYQKSRIFHLDVPQIHVNLDKKSVLAEKIVTEAIEKAERELSNASLAADSGIGQDGISFAESLTTEIMTSAMKNVGHTVSSSKETEDFQSTESFSSQQMNLSVGEDSTGSWSNLSFEDDHQDESSSFHHLSESSNGNSSSWSSLGLEGDLYEDNLSFPTSDSDGPDDKDEEPEDIVEGLERNGKTLLITNIDMEPCTVDPQLRIILQWLVASEAEVAELYFHDSAKKEFMLLSKQLQEKGWKVGDLLQAVLKYYEVVEKTSSEERCKSLFDWLLENA
- the Akap11 gene encoding A-kinase anchor protein 11 isoform X3, yielding MCGFRILISVVSKLSAQEIRMSVTFAVVVEEFCDFTLQRSHIIVVIMATFQPFRNSHVKTRASVRKSFSEDVFQSVKSLLQSEKELCSVSGEDCLKQDEQANLTEVTFLGFNEETDAAHLQDLAAVSLELPDLLNSLHFCSLNENEIICMKDINKPSDISSGSLNQSHHSGMLCVMRVSPTLPKLRLDFIFSLLSKYATGIRYTLDTYLHQKHQLETTDDDDDDTNQSVSSIEDDFVTAFEQLEEEETSKPYNDGINITTLRSQCDAASQTSGHHLETHDLKILVSTGQQKALAKPSSSLVNVIGRKQPSMKTSVTMSVSEPWIQRSFYRPSNGSDKGGDTQKTFFSSSPAYSSESECSSPSPVIFLDEEGYQKSLKAKLELPKIPVMKDDVEDSDSEVSEFFDSFDQFDELEQALETSCLFIKDPAVGKSSQKKGHKHEKSCMNPQKFKSDQPALPANVRKPTPRKPESPYSNLGDAPDSPRPVKASGEDSGLFSPIRSSAFSPLGSCTPAECFCQVAICGDGIHENHDSAYHTYEDYANSISCEVLDSVLHTQHGNAMSNINSIKRGENKTVAFKHGNLDQKGKYKTKSLMIKDSIQKFATDLVEKSFGSAFKDLQKGVSSCTNALCHLAIKLTSSIFQMAFNELRRQHAFSLKERAIGSLANFLVSEALSNAFKDLQYVKKQIFTNTVARFAADLAEELVFEGIMEVCQFSYPSTPASPQGQSFNFEDKVVKLYAKDLSESVIQEAFIELSQVDVIFTTKAAVSVSTGNNKYMNTERITPSTQTLAVSPCFSNQEVMVTKPMQDYKKEYTVQQALFCTSGVVTSIPVPLAGSALLPHHISSTIYHAKSHLSSNHSNADSKADVSTKNKEEVACIRNICLPSEPSPGNQNDFKPTNDDIEMQNSSTLAGDPVSISNFSAALTHTVVNETLESMISFKDTKTVDEHTDYLTKTRKGKTSPFSHCDQATQQIETSNSDMFAEQLSKSIIKHSIDKSKTMVPNIDKNAVYEEGLPVPGEESQLTLEKFPKFSDAQDHLYHCSLSVEKDCVPESKDSVALGFSLEMIPPCLTMTSQKPDLKEFAKDKPVKKHTSNNTALEPLSFGQESSFRHSQTLSSTVLTCTDGFHVEDKQKIRDRNVIPGTPPSTPLVPSQASSEWDIKKLTKKLKGELAKEFAPATPPSTPHNSSVGSLSENEQNTIEKEEFMLKLMRSLSEEVESSEGEEHPEVDVKSENSGKKVQFAEALATHIISLATEMAASHLDHEITQEAEVQRPSLNVQSQSSLLPTFLSHSDENLQTWNFAGDLAAEVITEAEKIAEVRSCALFRQKKSSCHVVGDGDRSEEKLNMEGEAHPREVDPFVLSLPPSFCMSGLTYKYPSCESVTDEYAGHVLQILKQEGGNDELIMDQYANRLAYRSVKSGLQEAAKTAKMKCNSKMVPVQSSQGKTNSELLMFSNKEHHQEVDKKKQRKRNAGYLCKDHTYEKTQDPCRNELSELYSFSASLAHSITRDVKKELTTPAVDLTKSLTDSCIFEKSVCVEDTECLLKSEFPKSFQPSSQNHDFYHSTGSLNGYSCGENVVQTIEQYAKKVVDDTLGLSLGSTVFQVSETTKSADRITYAEKLSPLINQACRYCDLKELHDCTGNSSEHFFRLGSCVSSKPASNPKLTNIYQKSRIFHLDVPQIHVNLDKKSVLAEKIVTEAIEKAERELSNASLAADSGIGQDGISFAESLTTEIMTSAMKNVGHTVSSSKETEDFQSTESFSSQQMNLSVGEDSTGSWSNLSFEDDHQDESSSFHHLSESDGPDDKDEEPEDIVEGLERNGKTLLITNIDMEPCTVDPQLRIILQWLVASEAEVAELYFHDSAKKEFMLLSKQLQEKGWKVGDLLQAVLKYYEVVEKTSSEERCKSLFDWLLENA
- the Akap11 gene encoding A-kinase anchor protein 11 isoform X1, producing the protein MCGFRILISVVSKLSAQEIRMSVTFAVVVEEFCDFTLQRSHIIVVIMATFQPFRNSHVKTRASVRKSFSEDVFQSVKSLLQSEKELCSVSGEDCLKQDEQANLTEVTFLGFNEETDAAHLQDLAAVSLELPDLLNSLHFCSLNENEIICMKDINKPSDISSGSLNQSHHSGMLCVMRVSPTLPKLRLDFIFSLLSKYATGIRYTLDTYLHQKHQLETTDDDDDDTNQSVSSIEDDFVTAFEQLEEEETSKPYNDGINITTLRSQCDAASQTSGHHLETHDLKILVSTGQQKALAKPSSSLVNVIGRKQPSMKTSVTMSVSEPWIQRSFYRPSNGSDKGGDTQKTFFSSSPAYSSESECSSPSPVIFLDEEGYQKSLKAKLELPKIPVMKDDVEDSDSEVSEFFDSFDQFDELEQALETSCLFIKDPAVGKSSQKKGHKHEKSCMNPQKFKSDQPALPANVRKPTPRKPESPYSNLGDAPDSPRPVKASGEDSGLFSPIRSSAFSPLGSCTPAECFCQVAICGDGIHENHDSAYHTYEDYANSISCEVLDSVLHTQHGNAMSNINSIKRGENKTVAFKHGNLDQKGKYKTKSLMIKDSIQKFATDLVEKSFGSAFKDLQKGVSSCTNALCHLAIKLTSSIFQMAFNELRRQHAFSLKERAIGSLANFLVSEALSNAFKDLQYVKKQIFTNTVARFAADLAEELVFEGIMEVCQFSYPSTPASPQGQSFNFEDKVVKLYAKDLSESVIQEAFIELSQVDVIFTTKAAVSVSTGNNKYMNTERITPSTQTLAVSPCFSNQEVMVTKPMQDYKKEYTVQQALFCTSGVVTSIPVPLAGSALLPHHISSTIYHAKSHLSSNHSNADSKADVSTKNKEEVACIRNICLPSEPSPGNQNDFKPTNDDIEMQNSSTLAGDPVSISNFSAALTHTVVNETLESMISFKDTKTVDEHTDYLTKTRKGKTSPFSHCDQATQQIETSNSDMFAEQLSKSIIKHSIDKSKTMVPNIDKNAVYEEGLPVPGEESQLTLEKFPKFSDAQDHLYHCSLSVEKDCVPESKDSVALGFSLEMIPPCLTMTSQKPDLKEFAKDKPVKKHTSNNTALEPLSFGQESSFRHSQTLSSTVLTCTDGFHVEDKQKIRDRNVIPGTPPSTPLVPSQASSEWDIKKLTKKLKGELAKEFAPATPPSTPHNSSVGSLSENEQNTIEKEEFMLKLMRSLSEEVESSEGEEHPEVDVKSENSGKKVQFAEALATHIISLATEMAASHLDHEITQEAEVQRPSLNVQSQSSLLPTFLSHSDENLQTWNFAGDLAAEVITEAEKIAEVRSCALFRQKKSSCHVVGDGDRSEEKLNMEGEAHPREVDPFVLSLPPSFCMSGLTYKYPSCESVTDEYAGHVLQILKQEGGNDELIMDQYANRLAYRSVKSGLQEAAKTAKMKCNSKMVPVQSSQGKTNSELLMFSNKEHHQEVDKKKQRKRNAGYLCKDHTYEKTQDPCRNELSELYSFSASLAHSITRDVKKELTTPAVDLTKSLTDSCIFEKSVCVEDTECLLKSEFPKSFQPSSQNHDFYHSTGSLNGYSCGENVVQTIEQYAKKVVDDTLGLSLGSTVFQVSETTKSADRITYAEKLSPLINQACRYCDLKELHDCTGNSSEHFFRLGSCVSSKPASNPKLTNIYQKSRIFHLDVPQIHVNLDKKSVLAEKIVTEAIEKAERELSNASLAADSGIGQDGISFAESLTTEIMTSAMKNVGHTVSSSKETEDFQSTESFSSQQMNLSVGEDSTGSWSNLSFEDDHQDESSSFHHLSESNGNSSSWSSLGLEGDLYEDNLSFPTSDSDGPDDKDEEPEDIVEGLERNGKTLLITNIDMEPCTVDPQLRIILQWLVASEAEVAELYFHDSAKKEFMLLSKQLQEKGWKVGDLLQAVLKYYEVVEKTSSEERCKSLFDWLLENA
- the Akap11 gene encoding A-kinase anchor protein 11 isoform X2 — protein: MSVTFAVVVEEFCDFTLQRSHIIVVIMATFQPFRNSHVKTRASVRKSFSEDVFQSVKSLLQSEKELCSVSGEDCLKQDEQANLTEVTFLGFNEETDAAHLQDLAAVSLELPDLLNSLHFCSLNENEIICMKDINKPSDISSGSLNQSHHSGMLCVMRVSPTLPKLRLDFIFSLLSKYATGIRYTLDTYLHQKHQLETTDDDDDDTNQSVSSIEDDFVTAFEQLEEEETSKPYNDGINITTLRSQCDAASQTSGHHLETHDLKILVSTGQQKALAKPSSSLVNVIGRKQPSMKTSVTMSVSEPWIQRSFYRPSNGSDKGGDTQKTFFSSSPAYSSESECSSPSPVIFLDEEGYQKSLKAKLELPKIPVMKDDVEDSDSEVSEFFDSFDQFDELEQALETSCLFIKDPAVGKSSQKKGHKHEKSCMNPQKFKSDQPALPANVRKPTPRKPESPYSNLGDAPDSPRPVKASGEDSGLFSPIRSSAFSPLGSCTPAECFCQVAICGDGIHENHDSAYHTYEDYANSISCEVLDSVLHTQHGNAMSNINSIKRGENKTVAFKHGNLDQKGKYKTKSLMIKDSIQKFATDLVEKSFGSAFKDLQKGVSSCTNALCHLAIKLTSSIFQMAFNELRRQHAFSLKERAIGSLANFLVSEALSNAFKDLQYVKKQIFTNTVARFAADLAEELVFEGIMEVCQFSYPSTPASPQGQSFNFEDKVVKLYAKDLSESVIQEAFIELSQVDVIFTTKAAVSVSTGNNKYMNTERITPSTQTLAVSPCFSNQEVMVTKPMQDYKKEYTVQQALFCTSGVVTSIPVPLAGSALLPHHISSTIYHAKSHLSSNHSNADSKADVSTKNKEEVACIRNICLPSEPSPGNQNDFKPTNDDIEMQNSSTLAGDPVSISNFSAALTHTVVNETLESMISFKDTKTVDEHTDYLTKTRKGKTSPFSHCDQATQQIETSNSDMFAEQLSKSIIKHSIDKSKTMVPNIDKNAVYEEGLPVPGEESQLTLEKFPKFSDAQDHLYHCSLSVEKDCVPESKDSVALGFSLEMIPPCLTMTSQKPDLKEFAKDKPVKKHTSNNTALEPLSFGQESSFRHSQTLSSTVLTCTDGFHVEDKQKIRDRNVIPGTPPSTPLVPSQASSEWDIKKLTKKLKGELAKEFAPATPPSTPHNSSVGSLSENEQNTIEKEEFMLKLMRSLSEEVESSEGEEHPEVDVKSENSGKKVQFAEALATHIISLATEMAASHLDHEITQEAEVQRPSLNVQSQSSLLPTFLSHSDENLQTWNFAGDLAAEVITEAEKIAEVRSCALFRQKKSSCHVVGDGDRSEEKLNMEGEAHPREVDPFVLSLPPSFCMSGLTYKYPSCESVTDEYAGHVLQILKQEGGNDELIMDQYANRLAYRSVKSGLQEAAKTAKMKCNSKMVPVQSSQGKTNSELLMFSNKEHHQEVDKKKQRKRNAGYLCKDHTYEKTQDPCRNELSELYSFSASLAHSITRDVKKELTTPAVDLTKSLTDSCIFEKSVCVEDTECLLKSEFPKSFQPSSQNHDFYHSTGSLNGYSCGENVVQTIEQYAKKVVDDTLGLSLGSTVFQVSETTKSADRITYAEKLSPLINQACRYCDLKELHDCTGNSSEHFFRLGSCVSSKPASNPKLTNIYQKSRIFHLDVPQIHVNLDKKSVLAEKIVTEAIEKAERELSNASLAADSGIGQDGISFAESLTTEIMTSAMKNVGHTVSSSKETEDFQSTESFSSQQMNLSVGEDSTGSWSNLSFEDDHQDESSSFHHLSESSNGNSSSWSSLGLEGDLYEDNLSFPTSDSDGPDDKDEEPEDIVEGLERNGKTLLITNIDMEPCTVDPQLRIILQWLVASEAEVAELYFHDSAKKEFMLLSKQLQEKGWKVGDLLQAVLKYYEVVEKTSSEERCKSLFDWLLENA